A single genomic interval of Natronolimnobius sp. AArcel1 harbors:
- a CDS encoding universal stress protein — MTILVATDGSEVSDTAIEHAARAARAWDEPLEIVHVLTPETELVDGTLVLPGEDEAVEYGERTVQQAQTIAADAVVGSGGDLEVTTELLAGRPADAITDHAAATDARMIYVGHRGLSEEREQVVGSVAKTVVDKATVPVTIIK; from the coding sequence ATGACCATCCTCGTCGCAACCGATGGCTCGGAAGTGAGTGATACCGCAATCGAACACGCCGCACGGGCCGCACGCGCGTGGGATGAGCCCCTCGAGATCGTCCACGTCCTGACGCCTGAGACGGAACTCGTCGACGGGACGCTCGTCCTCCCTGGCGAAGACGAGGCCGTCGAATACGGCGAGCGGACGGTCCAGCAGGCACAAACCATCGCGGCCGACGCCGTCGTTGGCTCCGGGGGAGACCTCGAGGTCACGACGGAACTGCTCGCGGGCCGACCCGCTGACGCGATCACAGACCACGCTGCAGCGACCGATGCGCGCATGATCTACGTCGGTCACCGCGGCCTCTCGGAGGAACGCGAACAGGTCGTCGGCAGCGTCGCGAAAACGGTCGTCGATAAGGCAACGGTGCCGGTGACGATCATCAAGTAA
- a CDS encoding helix-turn-helix domain-containing protein, protein MKSVRVSLGHDQEALAPIHEGICASPDISRELILGGHAVDGVETITSFVYGDREAYESLLATLESVREYEITPAEEGFFLYLRRDLGPDGRSLLDALTQETVVVVPPMEVRSDRTIRLTLVGDSSALSSVIEDVAAGTTIDILWTSDRVTTTETPVSDRQLAALETAWELGYYEVPRRNGIEAVAEELDCAVSTASELLRRGEARIIGQTLERQR, encoded by the coding sequence ATGAAATCCGTTCGCGTCTCGCTCGGCCACGATCAGGAGGCGCTCGCGCCGATTCACGAGGGCATCTGTGCGTCACCCGATATCAGCCGCGAACTCATCTTGGGTGGGCACGCAGTCGACGGTGTCGAGACGATCACCTCGTTTGTTTACGGCGACCGGGAGGCGTACGAGTCGCTGCTGGCTACTCTCGAGTCCGTCCGCGAGTACGAGATAACGCCGGCCGAGGAGGGGTTCTTTCTGTACCTGCGCCGAGATCTCGGCCCGGACGGTCGGTCGTTGCTCGACGCACTCACACAGGAGACCGTCGTCGTTGTCCCACCGATGGAAGTGCGATCTGATCGAACGATTCGCCTGACACTTGTGGGCGACTCGAGTGCGCTCTCGAGCGTGATCGAGGACGTCGCTGCGGGCACAACAATCGATATTCTGTGGACGAGTGACCGCGTGACGACCACTGAGACACCCGTCTCTGACCGTCAGCTTGCAGCACTCGAGACAGCCTGGGAACTGGGCTACTACGAGGTTCCGCGACGGAACGGCATCGAAGCGGTCGCCGAGGAGTTGGACTGTGCAGTCTCGACAGCCTCGGAACTCCTCCGGCGCGGTGAGGCACGGATAATCGGACAGACACTCGAGCGCCAGCGGTGA
- a CDS encoding twin-arginine translocation signal domain-containing protein codes for MGPTGIDRRTVLAGIGATTAVAVTAGCLGDDADSAADDPVVDIAETTEGDTDPEAWADVSSIRFDGYVGGWVGRDPAPIELVENPTLVLLEGHEYDLTWENQDGMHHNIAVWDAEQEVVNDYTTDGTDVEGERETLTFEATAEMATYRCEYQQEGQRGDVTVLESADLE; via the coding sequence ATGGGCCCAACTGGAATCGACCGGCGGACGGTCCTCGCCGGCATCGGCGCGACGACCGCAGTCGCGGTCACAGCGGGCTGTCTCGGAGACGACGCAGACAGCGCCGCGGACGACCCCGTCGTCGACATCGCGGAGACGACCGAGGGTGACACCGACCCTGAGGCGTGGGCAGATGTCTCGAGCATTCGCTTCGACGGCTACGTCGGCGGCTGGGTCGGGCGCGACCCCGCTCCAATCGAACTCGTCGAGAACCCAACGCTGGTGCTTCTCGAGGGCCACGAGTACGACCTCACCTGGGAGAATCAGGACGGCATGCACCACAATATCGCCGTCTGGGACGCTGAGCAAGAGGTCGTCAACGACTACACAACTGACGGCACCGATGTCGAAGGCGAGCGCGAAACACTGACCTTTGAGGCGACAGCCGAGATGGCGACCTACCGCTGTGAGTACCAACAGGAGGGCCAACGCGGCGACGTGACCGTCCTCGAGTCCGCTGACCTCGAGTGA
- a CDS encoding sulfurtransferase, producing the protein MDDSFVVSPDWLAAHLEDADVRVVDVRDAWEYDGIGHVPGAVSVPFDSYRDETDVDRGTLPGADAFAALLSDAGITPEDTVVAYDDTHGVFAARFVLTALVYGHADVRLLDGDYSAWNRDHETTSDAPDVAPTDYEADPLERDDSPLVGLEAVENALERDAVFVDTREQAEFEEAHLPGAVRFDWREVIDDETRRLKPADELEDLLAEHGITPDREIVLYCNTARRISHTYVVLRALGYENVAFYEGSLTEWLANDGEVVTGSSE; encoded by the coding sequence ATGGACGATTCCTTCGTTGTCTCCCCCGACTGGCTCGCCGCACATCTCGAGGACGCCGACGTTCGCGTGGTCGACGTTCGCGACGCCTGGGAGTACGACGGCATCGGGCACGTGCCCGGCGCTGTCTCCGTTCCCTTCGACAGCTATCGCGACGAAACCGACGTGGATCGAGGCACCTTGCCGGGAGCCGATGCCTTCGCTGCACTGCTCTCCGACGCCGGGATCACTCCCGAGGACACCGTCGTCGCCTACGACGACACCCACGGCGTCTTCGCCGCTCGGTTCGTACTTACCGCCCTTGTGTACGGCCACGCGGACGTGCGCCTGCTCGATGGCGACTACAGCGCCTGGAACCGCGACCACGAAACGACGAGCGACGCACCCGACGTCGCTCCGACCGACTACGAAGCCGACCCGCTCGAGCGCGACGACAGCCCACTCGTCGGCCTCGAGGCGGTCGAGAACGCGCTCGAGCGCGACGCCGTCTTCGTCGATACGCGCGAACAGGCCGAGTTCGAGGAGGCTCATCTACCGGGTGCGGTACGCTTCGACTGGCGCGAGGTCATCGACGACGAAACCCGTCGACTGAAGCCCGCGGACGAACTCGAGGACTTGCTCGCCGAGCACGGCATTACGCCCGACCGCGAGATCGTCCTCTACTGTAACACCGCCCGGCGAATCAGCCACACCTACGTCGTCCTCCGGGCGCTCGGCTACGAGAATGTCGCCTTCTACGAGGGGAGTTTGACGGAGTGGTTGGCTAATGATGGCGAGGTGGTGACGGGCTCGAGCGAGTGA
- a CDS encoding rubrerythrin family protein: MTDADAFLETVRDENQTALSRLGSSKSLYADTGGDIDTEPVLEATADAEHAAWQTFSAWADDEDTDAASEAFATTADEEQEHFETVLEHLGNDEYEPQNVPDLHEYLRGLESTVERVGAFAGRVLASKRSKEQVVGYFVGDADPQTAGVFRDFGDDLDAQLERVSDLLEDVCESDDDWDRAEDAATGAIEAAYGEYVENLEAMGANPKPVC, from the coding sequence ATGACCGATGCAGACGCCTTCCTCGAGACCGTTCGCGACGAAAATCAGACCGCCCTCTCCCGATTGGGGTCGTCGAAATCGTTGTACGCCGACACCGGCGGCGACATCGACACCGAACCCGTCCTCGAGGCGACAGCAGACGCCGAACACGCCGCCTGGCAGACCTTCAGCGCGTGGGCCGACGACGAGGACACCGACGCCGCAAGCGAGGCGTTCGCGACCACGGCTGACGAGGAGCAGGAACACTTCGAGACCGTCCTCGAGCACCTCGGGAACGACGAGTACGAGCCCCAGAACGTCCCCGACCTCCACGAGTACCTGCGCGGCCTCGAGTCGACCGTCGAGCGCGTCGGCGCGTTTGCGGGGCGCGTCCTCGCGAGCAAGCGCTCGAAAGAACAGGTCGTCGGCTACTTCGTCGGCGATGCTGACCCACAGACCGCCGGCGTCTTCCGCGACTTTGGCGACGATTTGGACGCCCAGCTCGAGCGCGTCAGTGACCTGCTCGAGGACGTCTGTGAAAGCGACGACGACTGGGACCGCGCCGAAGACGCCGCGACGGGTGCAATTGAGGCCGCCTACGGCGAGTACGTCGAAAATTTAGAAGCGATGGGCGCGAACCCGAAGCCGGTCTGTTGA
- a CDS encoding class I SAM-dependent methyltransferase, which yields MHTNTEQESEAYEDHLERSHTQWDRWSNWYALSESDFEPMREDAIDRLELRPGDRVLDIGCGPGVNLERLHADVGEQGEVVAVDYSPAMAAKARARVDDHGWTNVDIRRADATTVDFDEPFDAAIASLSMSVMPDVRAAVENVHRLLEPGEPFVVFDIRPIQSGPGRLANPLLWRFLRWYANWNPNGNVLESLSAVFEECTVLETYTAGTTYTALCRTAES from the coding sequence ATGCACACCAACACCGAGCAAGAGTCCGAGGCGTACGAGGACCACCTCGAGCGAAGCCACACGCAGTGGGATCGGTGGAGTAACTGGTACGCCTTGAGCGAGTCAGATTTCGAGCCGATGCGCGAGGACGCAATCGACCGCCTCGAGTTACGACCGGGTGATCGCGTCCTCGATATCGGCTGCGGGCCGGGCGTGAACCTCGAGCGACTGCACGCCGATGTCGGCGAGCAAGGGGAGGTCGTCGCCGTCGATTACAGCCCGGCGATGGCCGCGAAAGCACGCGCTCGCGTCGACGACCACGGCTGGACCAACGTCGATATTCGCCGTGCCGACGCGACGACGGTCGACTTCGACGAGCCGTTCGACGCCGCAATCGCCAGCCTCTCGATGAGCGTCATGCCCGATGTGCGCGCCGCGGTCGAGAACGTCCACCGACTGCTCGAGCCTGGCGAGCCGTTCGTCGTCTTCGATATCAGGCCGATTCAGTCCGGTCCCGGACGGCTTGCCAACCCACTCTTGTGGCGCTTCCTGCGCTGGTATGCCAACTGGAATCCAAACGGGAACGTCCTCGAGTCGCTCTCTGCCGTCTTCGAGGAGTGTACCGTGCTCGAGACGTACACCGCCGGAACGACCTATACGGCGCTGTGTCGCACGGCCGAGTCGTAG
- a CDS encoding aminopeptidase, whose protein sequence is MDPRIREHAELIANHSVDLEAGDNVVIDAHPVAEDLVVALHEVIGDRGANPVTTSQRTGKRSQRAYLRASDDEFETPDHELALIENTDVYIAIRSSDNVTQSSDVSPETQAAYQQAHQPILEERLGTRWCLTQYPAPANAQLAEMSTEGYENFVWDAVNKDWDEQKAHQANMVDLMDGADEIRIKSGDTTDVTMSIAGNPTLNDHGKHNLPGGEVFTAPIPDSVEGEVLFDMPLYHQGREITDVYLEFEGGEVIEHSAAKNEETLTEVLNTDEGARRLGELGIGMNRDIDQFTYNMLFDEKMGDTVHMAVGRAYDDTIGEGNEGNDSAVHVDMIVDMSEDSVIEIDGEVVQEDGTFVFEE, encoded by the coding sequence ATGGATCCGCGAATCCGCGAACACGCCGAACTCATCGCGAATCACTCGGTCGATCTCGAGGCAGGCGACAATGTCGTTATCGACGCCCATCCCGTCGCAGAGGACCTCGTCGTTGCGCTGCACGAGGTTATCGGAGACCGTGGCGCGAACCCGGTGACGACGAGTCAGCGAACCGGAAAACGCAGCCAGCGCGCGTATCTCCGCGCCAGCGATGACGAGTTCGAGACGCCCGACCACGAACTCGCGCTCATCGAGAACACCGATGTCTACATCGCGATTCGCTCCAGCGACAACGTCACACAGAGCAGCGACGTCAGCCCCGAAACGCAGGCCGCCTATCAGCAGGCCCATCAGCCGATTCTCGAGGAACGCCTCGGAACGCGATGGTGTCTCACCCAGTATCCAGCGCCGGCGAACGCCCAACTCGCCGAGATGAGCACCGAGGGCTACGAGAACTTCGTCTGGGATGCGGTCAACAAGGACTGGGACGAACAGAAAGCACACCAGGCCAACATGGTCGATCTCATGGACGGCGCAGACGAGATCCGCATCAAAAGCGGCGACACGACCGACGTGACCATGTCCATCGCGGGCAACCCGACGCTGAACGACCACGGCAAGCACAACCTGCCCGGCGGCGAGGTTTTCACCGCGCCGATTCCCGACAGCGTCGAGGGCGAGGTGCTGTTCGACATGCCGCTGTACCATCAGGGCCGGGAGATCACGGATGTGTATCTCGAGTTCGAGGGCGGCGAAGTCATCGAACACTCGGCGGCGAAAAACGAGGAGACGCTGACCGAGGTCCTGAACACAGACGAGGGTGCGCGTCGACTCGGCGAACTCGGTATCGGGATGAACCGCGATATCGACCAGTTCACCTACAATATGCTGTTCGACGAGAAGATGGGCGATACGGTCCACATGGCCGTGGGTCGGGCCTACGATGATACGATTGGTGAGGGCAACGAGGGCAACGACTCCGCCGTCCACGTCGATATGATCGTGGATATGAGCGAGGATTCGGTCATCGAAATCGACGGTGAGGTCGTCCAAGAAGACGGGACGTTCGTGTTTGAAGAGTAG
- the thiM gene encoding hydroxyethylthiazole kinase, whose translation MSSDFDPSSLTGDDFADALETLESGSPLVHSITNEVTMNDVANLILHWDALPVMADSDGDAGEMASIADAVLFNTGQVPERRVDAMHDAAESAAESGVPIVLDPVGVGSTPTRQGVAEDLLEETEFAIIKGNYGEISALAGVEAEVKGVESVGEYDNIEETARSLAESTGSVVVASGVEDVVATGDTVVRIAAGDEMLSTVVGTGCMLGGTIAAFRGALEDDAAAAVYGTLAFGIAGERAADAEYAGPASYRTAFHDTVANLSASDLESVDLEARVELLE comes from the coding sequence ATGAGTAGTGACTTCGACCCGTCGAGTCTGACTGGCGACGACTTCGCAGACGCACTCGAGACGCTCGAGTCGGGCAGTCCGCTCGTGCATTCGATCACCAACGAGGTGACGATGAACGACGTGGCGAACCTGATTCTCCACTGGGACGCGCTGCCGGTGATGGCCGACTCAGACGGCGATGCAGGCGAGATGGCATCCATCGCGGACGCCGTGTTGTTCAATACGGGACAGGTGCCAGAACGCCGAGTCGATGCGATGCACGACGCGGCCGAGTCGGCCGCCGAGAGCGGCGTGCCGATTGTTCTCGATCCGGTCGGTGTCGGTTCGACACCGACGCGCCAGGGCGTCGCCGAGGACTTACTCGAGGAAACAGAGTTTGCGATCATCAAGGGCAACTACGGCGAGATCAGCGCGCTCGCGGGCGTCGAAGCCGAGGTCAAAGGCGTCGAGTCCGTCGGCGAGTACGACAACATCGAGGAGACGGCCCGCTCGCTCGCCGAGTCGACTGGCTCGGTCGTCGTCGCAAGCGGTGTCGAGGATGTCGTCGCGACGGGCGACACCGTTGTCCGCATCGCAGCAGGGGACGAGATGCTCTCGACCGTCGTCGGCACCGGCTGTATGCTCGGTGGCACCATCGCGGCCTTCCGCGGCGCACTCGAGGACGACGCGGCTGCTGCCGTCTACGGGACGCTCGCGTTCGGAATCGCTGGTGAGCGCGCGGCCGACGCCGAGTATGCGGGACCAGCGAGCTATCGGACCGCGTTCCACGATACAGTTGCTAACCTGTCGGCGAGCGACCTCGAGTCAGTTGATCTCGAGGCTCGAGTCGAACTGCTCGAGTAG
- a CDS encoding aldo/keto reductase, producing the protein MPRDSFPRIGLGTYSDDNREQWADNVQTALESGYRHVDTAQVYENEQYVGEGLRSSAVDRDDIFLSTKTVHHDVPDDPADVPDAIDGCLERLGVDAVDLLYVHWPSGIYDHETVLPHYNDAYEAGKTRRVGLSNFTPELLDEAREVLEAPLFAHQVEMHPLLPQEELVAYAQEHDHWLVAYSPLAKGEVFDVPEIQDVADKHDATPAQVSLAWLLSHDNVAAIPKASSREHMAQNLAAADLELDDDDIDLIDSIERRHRVIDADHGPWNW; encoded by the coding sequence ATGCCACGCGACTCGTTCCCACGGATCGGACTCGGCACGTACTCTGACGACAACCGCGAGCAGTGGGCCGACAACGTCCAGACCGCCCTCGAGAGCGGCTATCGCCACGTCGACACCGCACAGGTGTACGAAAACGAGCAGTACGTCGGCGAGGGGCTCCGCTCGAGTGCTGTCGACCGCGATGATATCTTCCTCTCGACGAAGACCGTTCACCACGACGTGCCCGACGACCCTGCGGACGTGCCAGACGCTATCGACGGCTGCCTCGAGCGACTCGGGGTCGACGCCGTCGACCTGCTGTACGTCCACTGGCCGTCGGGAATCTACGACCACGAGACGGTGCTTCCCCACTACAACGACGCCTACGAGGCGGGCAAAACGCGCCGCGTCGGCCTCTCGAATTTCACGCCCGAGTTGCTTGATGAGGCCCGTGAGGTGCTCGAGGCCCCGCTGTTTGCCCATCAGGTCGAGATGCATCCCCTGCTTCCGCAGGAGGAGCTGGTAGCCTACGCGCAGGAACACGACCACTGGCTCGTCGCCTACTCGCCGCTGGCGAAAGGCGAGGTGTTTGACGTGCCCGAGATTCAGGACGTGGCCGACAAACACGACGCGACGCCAGCGCAGGTGTCGCTCGCCTGGCTACTGAGCCACGACAACGTCGCCGCGATTCCAAAAGCCAGCAGCCGCGAGCACATGGCACAGAATCTGGCTGCGGCGGATCTCGAGTTGGACGACGACGATATCGACCTGATCGACTCAATTGAGCGCCGTCACCGCGTGATCGACGCCGATCACGGCCCCTGGAACTGGTAG
- the thiE gene encoding thiamine phosphate synthase, with protein sequence MNFPHWQTYLVTQASISAGRSTAEIVERAIAGGVDAVQLREKESDTLERYEVGRELRKLTAEAGVDLVVNDRLDIAQAIDADGVHVGQSDLPVAVARDLLGPDAIIGCSTGTVAEAEQAEADGADYLGVGTIYGTSSKDVSRYKDGVGPERVAEIVDAADIPVVGIGGITADNAAPVVEAGATGVAVISEITAADDPQAATEALAAAVERATALENGGQVNE encoded by the coding sequence GTGAATTTCCCGCACTGGCAGACCTATCTCGTCACGCAGGCGTCGATCTCGGCTGGGCGTTCAACAGCCGAAATCGTCGAGCGCGCGATTGCCGGCGGCGTCGATGCCGTGCAACTGCGCGAAAAGGAGAGTGACACGCTCGAGCGCTACGAAGTCGGCCGCGAACTGCGCAAACTCACGGCCGAGGCAGGCGTCGATCTGGTCGTCAACGACCGACTCGATATTGCACAGGCAATCGATGCTGATGGCGTCCACGTTGGCCAGTCGGACCTGCCGGTCGCGGTTGCTCGCGATCTGCTCGGACCGGATGCGATCATCGGCTGCTCGACGGGCACCGTGGCGGAAGCCGAGCAGGCTGAAGCCGACGGCGCGGACTACCTTGGCGTGGGGACAATATACGGCACCTCCTCGAAGGACGTGAGTCGGTACAAAGACGGCGTCGGCCCGGAACGCGTCGCCGAAATCGTCGACGCGGCCGATATCCCAGTCGTCGGCATCGGCGGCATTACCGCCGACAACGCAGCCCCAGTCGTTGAAGCCGGTGCAACTGGCGTCGCCGTCATCTCCGAAATCACCGCCGCCGACGATCCCCAAGCCGCCACCGAAGCGCTTGCAGCGGCCGTCGAAAGGGCAACGGCACTCGAGAACGGAGGGCAAGTCAATGAGTAG
- a CDS encoding universal stress protein has product MAILVAYDGSEPAQKAVRRAFDDYPDEEIVLLRVVEVADSFTKMSMQAVQEMLGTRREEASEELHADITDLSAGDVDLRTEIASGDPAREIVVYAEEHDIDHILIGSHGREGVSRVLLGSVAEGVVRRSPVSVTVVR; this is encoded by the coding sequence ATGGCAATTCTCGTCGCGTACGACGGCTCGGAACCAGCACAGAAGGCAGTCAGGCGCGCCTTTGACGACTATCCCGACGAGGAAATCGTTCTCCTCCGGGTCGTCGAAGTCGCGGACAGTTTCACCAAAATGAGCATGCAGGCGGTCCAAGAGATGCTCGGAACCCGGCGCGAGGAAGCCTCCGAGGAACTTCACGCTGATATAACTGATCTCAGTGCTGGCGATGTCGACTTGCGGACCGAAATTGCAAGCGGTGACCCCGCTCGAGAAATCGTCGTCTACGCCGAGGAACACGATATCGACCACATTCTCATCGGCAGTCACGGCCGGGAAGGCGTCTCGCGGGTCCTGCTCGGCAGCGTTGCCGAGGGTGTCGTCCGCCGCTCGCCCGTCTCGGTGACTGTCGTCCGTTGA
- a CDS encoding DUF3592 domain-containing protein, producing the protein MDDKTKYALMIVAGLAVLWYGYADYQTQDDRLENAIEVDATILETDIDRRSSSNSGTSYYPDVEFEYEYEGETYISSNIDAASSRAGDSSRSAAQSVLDEYPEGEEVTVYLDPSEPDEAFLENDRSYAPLLFVLAGAAIAIAGAVYLFRTVREERQHDGSDEYSLE; encoded by the coding sequence ATGGACGACAAAACGAAATACGCCCTCATGATCGTTGCCGGACTGGCGGTACTGTGGTACGGGTACGCGGACTACCAGACCCAGGATGACCGCCTCGAGAACGCCATCGAAGTCGACGCGACGATCCTTGAGACAGACATCGACCGGCGCAGTTCGAGCAACTCGGGCACGAGTTACTACCCGGACGTGGAGTTCGAGTACGAGTACGAGGGCGAGACCTACATCAGTTCGAACATCGACGCTGCCAGTTCTCGAGCCGGAGACTCCTCGCGCTCTGCAGCGCAGTCCGTACTTGATGAGTATCCTGAAGGCGAGGAGGTAACCGTCTATCTCGACCCCAGCGAACCCGACGAGGCGTTTCTCGAGAACGACCGCTCGTATGCCCCGCTCTTGTTCGTACTCGCCGGAGCGGCCATTGCGATCGCCGGCGCAGTCTATCTGTTCAGGACAGTCCGCGAAGAGCGCCAGCACGATGGGAGCGACGAGTACTCACTCGAGTGA
- a CDS encoding sulfurtransferase: MATDYANDVLVTADWVEDRLEEFQDDDSDLRLVEVDVDTEAYEEEHAPGAIGFNWETQLQDQTTRDILSKEDFEDLLGSHGISEDSTVVLYGDNANWFAAYAYWQFKYYGHEDVYLLDGARSYWLENDYPTTDEVPEFSAVEYDAAGPRESIRAYREDVENAIERGVPLVDVRSPEEYSGEILAPPGLQETAQRGGHIPGAKNISWAAVTNDDGTFKTREELEDLYGEEGIDGNETTVAYCRIGERSSVAWFALHELLGYDDAVNYDGSWTEWGNLVNAPIEKGE, from the coding sequence ATGGCAACAGACTACGCCAACGACGTGCTCGTCACGGCTGACTGGGTCGAGGACCGACTCGAGGAGTTCCAAGACGACGACTCCGACCTTCGACTCGTCGAGGTCGACGTCGACACGGAAGCCTACGAGGAGGAACACGCCCCCGGTGCAATCGGCTTCAACTGGGAGACCCAACTGCAGGACCAGACCACTCGAGACATCCTTTCGAAGGAAGACTTCGAGGACCTGCTTGGCAGCCACGGCATCAGCGAGGACTCGACGGTCGTCCTCTACGGTGACAACGCCAACTGGTTCGCCGCCTACGCCTACTGGCAGTTCAAGTACTACGGCCACGAGGACGTCTACCTGCTCGATGGCGCTCGCAGCTACTGGCTCGAGAACGACTATCCAACCACGGACGAAGTTCCGGAGTTCTCGGCAGTCGAGTACGACGCCGCCGGCCCGCGCGAGAGCATCCGCGCCTACCGCGAGGACGTCGAAAACGCAATCGAACGCGGCGTCCCACTCGTCGACGTTCGCTCGCCCGAGGAGTACAGCGGCGAGATTCTCGCCCCACCAGGACTGCAGGAAACTGCCCAGCGCGGCGGCCACATCCCGGGCGCGAAGAACATCTCGTGGGCCGCCGTCACGAACGACGACGGCACCTTCAAAACGCGTGAGGAACTCGAGGATCTCTACGGCGAGGAAGGCATCGACGGCAACGAGACGACCGTCGCCTACTGCCGCATCGGCGAGCGCTCCTCGGTCGCGTGGTTCGCCCTGCACGAACTGCTCGGCTACGACGACGCCGTCAACTACGACGGCTCGTGGACCGAGTGGGGTAATCTCGTGAACGCGCCGATTGAGAAGGGCGAGTAA